One Gossypium arboreum isolate Shixiya-1 chromosome 13, ASM2569848v2, whole genome shotgun sequence genomic window, TAAATAAAAGAGCATTTAGCTGTTGCCTGCCTGGTTGGGATTGTCATTTGAAATTTCGAGTTTTCAATTTATaaagtacttttagttcctatgAATGTTCTTAATCTTTTGGTatgctcttttttttctttttctagctGGTTGAATCATGTATACCACTATGTTTAAATACCCTTTAAATGGATTTAggtaaggtggctgttgaaatcATTGAGTGCATGACCATAGTACCCTAAGAGCATTGGTTGGATATCCAATCATTACTTTGTTTTAGATATTCAACCTCCTACCTCAATCCAGAAATTGTAATTATGTATTATCCTACACCAACATTGAACCCAAATTGTATTGTTTTGACGGAATATTTACTTAGCTTACAATTATCTTGCTTCAAATCCTGGTTTGAAAAGAAATGGATTTTTATGTATCAAGGCATTGATTTCAATGGGTTCTTGATTTACATAGACAAATAAGTAGCTAAAGCAACAAATTGAGCTCAACTTAGAAAATCTATTAAAAGAATTTGAATTTGTTTGACCTTGATTTAAtcaatttagattttttttttttaagaaagacccaaatttgaaataattaaacattaaaaggTGTTTGGTTGTTAAAAAAAAGTTTATCACCCATCTCCAAAGTAATTATCTTTTTCCGTCTATTAAAATATGTTAACATTGTTTTAgaatgtaaaattaaattaaaaccaaaaatattaaaataaaaaatggttaaattaatagaaataaatttttcctaaaaaccTTAAATTATGTTAGTATCTCTCTTCATGATTAAGATCAACTGActctaaattgattaattaaaatttctttctaattaaaattcaCTAAATTACTCTAGATCTACTATTAAACAGGATCTATTTATCCTCTAATTTAAGCATATCAAATGTGAATTAATAGTTTAGAAATATTAAATCAAGAATTAAACACAATtatttattgtgtaaaaatataaatcaaataacATAATCCATCCTAGGGTTCATCTCTCTAAGTATTtggaaaattagttcatgctagCAAATAAACAAATACCAAAGACAATATAAccacaagaaacaaagaaattcataataaacttcaaagaaatcaaaaggagatattcaatcttgatggaaatctactTTAGAATCTACTTCAATTGtatttttcgagttgttttcttgaatattctatgaCGGCTCACTCTCATCTTCTTATTTTTTTTACATATATAGGTCTTAGAACGTCTAAAAAAACCTAAAAACGCATTTTCCCACATGTTTGGAGCACGATTCGCAAAATCGACATGGTCTGGCACATGACCGTATGGCAGCTCATGTGGCTTacgtgtctagcccgtgtggctTACATGGTCATGTGTTCAATCCATGTGGAATGGTCCAGCCCATGTGGCTCCTGAAATTTGCTCCGATTTTCTGATTTTCGCTCTTTTTTTATCCTTTTGCTCCCAAAGGCTCTTATAAGTATAGAAACATCactttaaaggattaggagcataaaattgaccatttaaatcaaataatcatccaaaaacacattaagaatgaggctaaaacatgttacttttaacaCTTATCATCCACTATACAAAGAAGATAGAGAAACCGCTAAACATCTCTTCTTATATTGTAGCTTTGCTAGGGCAGTTTGGTTTGGTTCCCCTCTTACATTTCACTCGAACTTTCTTAGCAACTCATCCATCTCCAATTGGATTTTATAATGGCTCTAGGGAAATTGTGTCAACTCTCAGGATTCAATAAATTTTTACACAGTTTCAGCATGTACTCTTTGTATTTTATGGAAATCAAGAAATTAACTCATCTTTTGAGGTTCTAATCCATGTCCTACAATAGCCACTACAAGAATCTTTGATCTTTACCTTTCGATTTTCAGCGTCTATCTTTCTCATTTTTCTCAAACTTCTCATTCAAGGAACCAAACTTCTCTCATTGGTCTCTATCGCTATGCAGTATTAAAAATCAACAGAAAGATATGACTAGAGGAGCAACCGTTATTCAAAACTCTAATGGATTCCAACTGCTGTACATTCAATGCTTCATGTTTGCTTGCAAACTTCAAGGTAGAATTTTTATTCTTCGTGCTATTCTTTTATCCCTTAAATCTCACAATATTTCTTTTTGTAGGCTGCTGAATAGAGACAAGAAACGAATCAACAACATTCTTGAATGTACCAAAGCAAGGTGGAAACTTCAATAAGCATTTTGAGGGGTCCAAAACATTCTCCAATTGAGAAAAAATTGTATGAAACTGTAATTCCACGTCATACTTATTCCTTTTCAATATgagaataataaattaaatttttccttttgatttttagcatttttagttggatttgaatttttttcaagagGAAAAAGCTGAAAATTAGGAGGAAAAATCTGATATGTCATTTTCCTATTAGAAAGGGATAAAGATAACACGaaatcacattttcatacaatccCTTCTCTCTTCAATTTATAGCCATTGGTTAACAACCAAATGGAAACTTTATACgaagaagaaaaacaagaaaGTGGGCAACATTTGCTTGAAGAATTTTATTAACTTATTCTCGCCATAAACGTTGTTTCTTGATGAAGTAAAAGAAGCAAGGAAGTCGTTGGATGAATGTATTATTATATGTCTGTATTTCGAAAACTATGAAAATTTTAAGACGTAGAAGAGTTAAAAGATTGTAGATATTCCTTATTTTTACTCGGTTAAAACTCCAACGTCTATATAAACTATTTGAGATTGCCAATGCATTAAGCTACATGATTTAGTACTAAATGTTCCATAATAAAATAGAACTAGAACCCTTAAAAGCATATAATTAAAAATGTCATTGggatatgataaattttattaatacgaaatattaacatatataaaaaatcaaatacaattataatagaaaaataaaataaaataacaaaggcATGGTTCCTTAGATCCAACGTCCCAACAGATGATGTTCGTGCATGTGGATGTTAGACTTTTGAGAGCCTCGGAATATTTCTTATAAAATTGCTCGCCAGCAAATTAAGGCTGAGATCGCTTTGGGTTACCGTCTTTAATTTGCTTAAACGCCCTGCTTCATCTGTCTTGCTCAAAATTTTGGATCAATATCATTAttgttaaatattatttaatgaaGAAACTTCACCCATTTCTATATTATTTATAATGTGGCGGATCTCTTTGGTTTTCATCAAATTATCAACCTGTTCTTCACCTTCTACAATCCACAtccagaaaaaaaaaacacaagatCATGGCTCCGAGTTTCGAGGATGGCAACTCTGTTTTTGAGTTTGTTGTTCGACGAGGAAATGGTGTGAAAGGACTGGTGGATTCAGGGCTTTCCAAGGTGCCAGAGGCTTACGTGCAACCACCAAAAGAGCGAATAGACAAGGAAAATACCGTAAAACATGGCCTGCCACCCATTGATTTGTCGAAGCTGGATGGTTTTGGCCCTGACCACGATGAAGTGGCCGACCAAATTGTTAAAGCTGCTGAGACCCTTGGTTTCTTCCAGGTTGTTAACCATGGTGTCCCCCTTCATCTACTAGAATCCCTTAAAGACACTGCACATTACTTCTTCAGCTTGCCCCCTCAAAGGAAGGCTGTTTATCGTTCAGACGTTAGTCCAAGTCCACTAGTGAAGTACGGGTCCAGCTTTATGCCAGAGAAAGAGAAAGCATTAGAATGGAAAGATTATATCCTCATGCAATACACCAATGATGATGAAGCTCTTCAACACTGGCCTCAAGAAATCAAGTGAGATACATAAATTAATGCTGGTTTATATGTTTTTCCAAATCTATTTGACCCTTTTATATGTTGTTTTACTTTCTAGGGGTGTGTTACTTGAGTACTTGAGGAGTTCAATCGGCATGGTGAAAAAATTGCTTCAAGTTTTATTGGGAAATTTCGGGATTAAACCAGATGATCCAATGATCGATGTACTTATTGGAAAGAAGATGCTTAGTATGAACTTCTATCCAGCATGTCCTAATCCGGATCTTACCGTAGGAGTAGGACGTCACTCTGATATGGGTACTCTTACGGTCTTGTTACAAGATGGAATTGGTGGTTTATATGTCAAAATGGAACAAGATATGGATTATGGAAAGAAAGGAGATTGGATAGAGATCCCTCCTACTCCCAATGCTTTGGTCATTAATGTCGGTGATATGTTACAGGTAATTCTCAAATATTAAAAAGGTAAAAATTCAAACAAGGTCGAACTATAATTTTTAACATTATAATTTTGTGCTTTATTTGCAGATATTAAGTAATGGAAAGTACAAAAGTGCAGAGCATAGAGTTCGTACCACGAGCACAAGTTCAAGGGTGTCAATTCCAATTTTCACAATGCCAAAAGAAACAACAAAGATTGTACCTTTGTCTCAAGTAGTGAAGAAAGATGGAACTGCTCTTTATAGAGAGTTTGTGCTTATTGATTATATGAAGAATTTTTTTGGAAATGCACACGAGGGCAAAAAATCACTTGATTTTGCAAAGATTAATCTTACTTAATCCTCGAAAAACTCAAGTTAGACCAACATTCTCTTGATTTTAGTATGTTATTTGTGATATATAGTTATTACAGGCTTCAGCGGTTGTCAAGCTTTAGTATCTACTAATAAATTCAAGGGTGATACAGTACTCATTCAAATTCTATATTCTGATTCATTCATTCCATGGACTTAAATGTGAAGGTATAGATTGTCGTATGAAACCTGTTACCCATCTTCTCTTTGATGTAATTGTGTTTGTTTAATCAAAACCAAAATATAACTATATGCTGACATGGTCACAATCAGGGTGACAAGGTGTTATATGTTAGCACCAACAATATTCCAGCCTAAATAATTCTGTTCCTTCTAAAGATttatgataataattaatatatatatatatatagcatacaTTGTTTATCTTCTTATGGTATTGCTAATTTGTCTTACATTTCTATATATTGTTAACTTGATATTTGCTAACAATCAACCTGTAAGAAGTGATTAAGAAGATGACACATTTTCGAGTATTacgaaacaaaaaataaaaacagggaatataaaaattatttatatagttCGATTTTTTTACCTTTGCGAAATTTAATTTAgtgatgaaattataaattattttcaacAATTTCAACAAATAAACTTAAATCTATCACACTCCAGTGACAATTAGGGGCGGGTCCTTATGAATGCTCCCAGACTttggaaaattaaaaatttttttttccttcgAAAATTTTAGAAAGACcctctcaaaattttaaaaattctcattataccttttattttattttttttagaaaattttaattaagttctcttaaaatttttaaaatttctcgttaatttcacaaaaattttgaTTAGaccccattttttttaaaaaattattattaaactccataagtttttaataattttactagCTCCCCTCCCACCAAAACTTAGTCCCAAGATCTATCAATGGTGACAATTTCCTCACTTTTGTACTCTTGAATTCTAGTATTCTCACAGTAAATTCACTATTATGAACTTAACTTGTAAAATCACAACACACAAGTTTTACAATCAAATGCACTCTTACAAACAATGTTCctcatttaaataaattaagtgttCTTAATTCTCTATACAATAACATATACAAGTCTTTTAATTATATAGAGTTTTTCGAGACTAACATAATGAAGAACTATATCAATCCCTATTAAAGAGCAGCTAAACTAgttgaatacaaaagaataaaaataaacaagATAAATAAGGACTATTGGCAACTAAGTCTACAAAGTTCCAATTCGATCCAATGTTTTTGACccaagaaattaaataaatgtgaTTCGATCCGGCTCTTTAAATAAGTTTCCTAAAGTGATATGATATCCACTAATGAATTAAATACAATTCACAAAATCAGCACAATCCAAAAGTCCGATCCAATAAATTATCAATcacctaaatataaaaaaattctaCTCTATTGCAGTGTTTCATGGGAAAATCTTAATAATATCCATTATTTCTCAATACAATCCAACACTTGTGATTAGAGGTAAGTCACAGGATGGTCTGGAGCCATTTTTTCTCACCTCAACCTCGTCCTCGTCCCAATTTTTATACTTCCCGTCGTAATCTTGTTCTGAGTTCAATTGTATTTAAGAGTTTTTGCTCTCACTCTCATCCATGAAATAGCTTTCTCGAACCAGCTTATCTGTCTCGAAATTTGAGATAttgatttataatatatattaattttacaaaattaaaccaaatatatatttatagagTCTTATACAATTAAAAAAATTGCAAAATAtataaacaaatatttaaaaataatatatattataaattcttataaatttaagaaattataattaaatatataaaaataagggTGAATATTTAATACGTTATCGGTGTACTTTttatttcacaaacaatcttaaaaataatatatttctaTAGGGCACTTGTTAACCCATAATTTTGCTTGTAAAGTTCAAAACTCCATTGACATTGTAACAAATATTTtccataaaattaattataaaatttgataAGTAATTTGTAATATATCAAAACATAACAAGTGGATTTTACTTAAACTCGATCGGGGTGGATCCAAGGGACTGGCAGAGGCCGGTCCTCCTAAAATAGAATTTTTTTCATTTAGGcccttttatatttataaaattttaaattaataatgataaaattgtactttgactCCTCAAAAATTATAACAATTTGATTTAATTCGttaaaatttatagaaatatAGAGTAGTAAATGATGAAAATCACgtttttactattgtaaaaataatttaattccaGCCCCAAAAAATTTCCCTTATATTTCTATTTTTTGTATGGATATTGATCCAATTCATTGCATTTTAGTTGATTTGGCTTCATTTAGTTAAGTTTTAATTTCAGTTTatgaaatttcaataaaattcaaattaataaGGAGTCCTTATGTTACGTTACCGAGGGCTTCGTTTCAAAAAAAATACTCTGTCTGGGGGCTTTACCGGGACTAACTAGTAAAAGGCCTAGAGCCGGAAGCGATCTTAGAAACTAATCGCGTCCCGATAAAAAATCTCAATATTGTATTTGTttagaagaaaaaacaaaaatttctTTTTCGTTATGACCTTACAGAACGACAATTACTTAAATGCATTCGTATTGTCAGAAAAGCCGAAAGATCAACAAGTCAGATTTTACTACAATTACTTGAAATAATGCTGTTGAATAACATCCTTTTTCAATTGAGTATGGCTTCGACTATTCCTCAAGCCCGTCAATTAGTTAACTATAGACATATTTTAGTTAAACTCGACCCATCCTCGACCTATAAATTTTAGTTGAAAAATCCACTGCCGACATTCAAAcctgattttatatatatatatatatatatatatatatatatatatatatgtgtgtgttttATAAAATGGTGACGGGTCGAAATCCATCGACTACAAGGATTTTCTAATATATcttaatttttatgtatatatttattttttggtacatatttttatgtatttgttattaaataataataaagaaaatccAAATCCTGCTTTCTTTTATTATCACGGGGTGGTTTATTGTTGCATGTATCACATGTCATTGTTCAATTGCTTAtaacaatattaataaattaCCCAAATTGATATATTTTCAAATCATATTACCTTATAAAATAAATCCACTTGGAATGTTTCAAAATTCATTGCGGGTTTGAAATTAGACCATGGGGAAAAGGTTAAGAGAAAATAttattcatataaaataaactagTTTTATCCTTAtacaatatttatttatttaataattaaaatatattaaattactttatattattttaaaaaattaaagtatttataaataatataaataaatttttaaaaaataattgaactttaatatattttaaaaataataagtgaaaaagaatatattgaaaataataattagagtagaaaataaatgttttgttttagtaaaaagtttaaataaaatttgtgatttttaaaaaaattgaaatgaatttTAAATAGATTTTTTAAGGCTTAATATATCATTTAATATCGAGTTTGACATTTTTTTTAATATGGTACATGtgttatttttatccaatttggcACATATATTTAagaaaagttatatattttggtacACAAAGATAATGATGTTaacttttttatgtttaattcgagttttagagttgatttaatgaaagttaattgctaatactattatctttgaatttttcatgatttcgttaatagaataaatttagttttaattgtGAATTTGTCTAATTTTACATTTAATTTGTCAAATACATGTTGGAAAAAATAGATTCTATTGGAagctttgaggcatattctcaattAGTAAAAGTTGatatttgaatcataaaattatggttttatattctacCCAATGAGACCTTTACAATGGTAAGTCGAGACAATTCTATTTGTACAAAGGGGATATGTATTAAATGACATGTGGAAACTTAATGTAATCTCTATAAAAGCAAAGATAATGAATAAGAATGTCGTTTCTTCTTCTGTTTATATGCTTCAGTCATTTAATTTATAGCGTGGTAGGCTCGGACTTGTTAATTATGATACTTTacgtaaattaattaatttagagcACATTCCTTTTactttacattaattataatcacAAAAATGAAACTTTTGTTAAGGCAAAATTAACAAGGTCTTCATTTCAAACTCTTGAAAGAAGTACAAAACCGCTTGATCTAATACATAGCGATGTTTGTGACTTAAAGTTTGTTCAAACCAAAGGAaggaataaatattttattaccttCATTGATGATagcataatgtaacaccccctaaccccaaaccgtcgccagaacagggttacggagcattaccgaacctattgaaaaatttacaattaattcaaataaatgacatacatatcttgatttaattataaagtctctacaatggaccctcgaggtccaaatcACACGTTAGAATCGAATCGGGACATTTTCGGGTACTCCGAAATTTTTTTTTCCGTgcgaactcaatataacccctttata contains:
- the LOC108461394 gene encoding scopoletin 8-hydroxylase-like — translated: MAPSFEDGNSVFEFVVRRGNGVKGLVDSGLSKVPEAYVQPPKERIDKENTVKHGLPPIDLSKLDGFGPDHDEVADQIVKAAETLGFFQVVNHGVPLHLLESLKDTAHYFFSLPPQRKAVYRSDVSPSPLVKYGSSFMPEKEKALEWKDYILMQYTNDDEALQHWPQEIKGVLLEYLRSSIGMVKKLLQVLLGNFGIKPDDPMIDVLIGKKMLSMNFYPACPNPDLTVGVGRHSDMGTLTVLLQDGIGGLYVKMEQDMDYGKKGDWIEIPPTPNALVINVGDMLQILSNGKYKSAEHRVRTTSTSSRVSIPIFTMPKETTKIVPLSQVVKKDGTALYREFVLIDYMKNFFGNAHEGKKSLDFAKINLT